A DNA window from Mycolicibacter hiberniae contains the following coding sequences:
- the rpe gene encoding ribulose-phosphate 3-epimerase, translated as MSRPMIAPSILSADFARLADEAAAVKGADWLHVDVMDAHFVPNLTLGLPVVQSLLAATDIPMDCHLMIDDPGRWAPPYAEAGAYNVTFHAEATDNPVAVARDIRAAGAKAGLSIKPGTSLEPYLEILRDFDTLLVMSVEPGFGGQSFIPEVLSKVRAVRKLVDSGELNILVEIDGGINADTVEQAAAAGVDCFVAGSAVYSAADPGAAVESLRRQALAASPHLRA; from the coding sequence ATGTCACGACCCATGATCGCGCCGTCGATCCTGTCGGCCGATTTCGCCCGCCTCGCCGATGAGGCCGCCGCCGTCAAGGGCGCGGACTGGCTGCACGTCGATGTGATGGACGCCCACTTCGTACCGAACCTGACCTTGGGCCTGCCCGTGGTGCAAAGCCTGCTGGCGGCAACCGACATCCCTATGGACTGCCATCTGATGATCGACGACCCCGGCCGGTGGGCGCCGCCGTATGCCGAGGCCGGCGCCTACAACGTCACCTTCCACGCCGAGGCCACCGACAACCCCGTCGCGGTGGCCCGCGACATCCGGGCTGCCGGCGCCAAGGCCGGACTGAGCATCAAACCCGGCACGTCGCTGGAGCCCTACCTGGAGATCCTGCGAGATTTCGACACCCTGCTGGTGATGTCCGTCGAGCCGGGCTTCGGCGGGCAGTCGTTCATCCCCGAGGTGCTGAGCAAGGTACGGGCGGTGCGCAAGCTCGTCGATTCCGGGGAATTGAACATCCTGGTGGAGATCGACGGCGGGATCAACGCCGACACCGTCGAACAAGCCGCCGCGGCCGGTGTCGACTGCTTCGTCGCCGGCTCGGCCGTCTACAGCGCGGCCGATCCGGGTGCCGCCGTGGAATCGCTGCGTCGTCAGGCCCTGGCGGCGTCACCTCATCTGCGCGCATGA
- the ribD gene encoding bifunctional diaminohydroxyphosphoribosylaminopyrimidine deaminase/5-amino-6-(5-phosphoribosylamino)uracil reductase RibD — MSAKPAAEHAVDHDAAMLLAIEQSQRVKGATYPNPPVGAVILDRDGAVVGVGGTRPAGEAHAEVVALRRAGELSAGGTAVVTLEPCNHHGKTPPCVDALLAAGVAQVIYAVEDPNPAAAGGAARLAEAGVRVISGVQAKAVTTGPLREWLHKQRTGRPHVTWKYATSIDGRSAAADGSSQWITSEAARADLHRRRAAADAIVVGTGTVLVDDPTLTARLPDGTLADRQPLRVVVGRREISADARVLNDDSRTMVIRTHDPAEVLRALSDRTDVLLEGGPTLAGAFLRAGAIDRILAYVAPILLGGPVTAVDDVGVPNIARALRWRFDTMEQIGPDLLLSLVPH, encoded by the coding sequence ATGAGTGCTAAGCCGGCCGCCGAGCACGCCGTCGACCACGATGCCGCGATGCTGCTGGCGATCGAGCAGTCCCAACGAGTCAAAGGCGCCACATACCCCAATCCGCCGGTAGGCGCGGTCATCTTGGACCGCGACGGCGCGGTGGTGGGCGTCGGCGGGACCCGCCCGGCCGGAGAGGCTCACGCCGAGGTGGTGGCGTTGCGCCGGGCCGGCGAACTCAGCGCCGGCGGTACGGCCGTCGTCACCCTGGAGCCGTGCAATCACCACGGCAAGACCCCGCCGTGCGTGGACGCCCTGCTGGCGGCCGGGGTGGCGCAGGTGATCTACGCCGTCGAGGACCCCAACCCGGCCGCCGCGGGCGGTGCCGCCAGGCTCGCCGAGGCGGGCGTGCGGGTGATCTCCGGGGTGCAGGCCAAGGCGGTCACCACCGGTCCGTTACGGGAATGGCTGCACAAGCAGCGCACCGGCCGACCGCACGTCACCTGGAAGTACGCCACCAGCATCGACGGGCGCAGCGCGGCCGCCGACGGTTCCAGCCAGTGGATCACCAGCGAAGCGGCCCGAGCCGACCTGCACCGCCGCCGGGCCGCGGCCGATGCCATCGTGGTGGGCACCGGGACCGTGCTCGTCGACGACCCCACGCTGACCGCCCGGCTTCCCGACGGCACCCTCGCCGATCGTCAGCCACTGCGGGTGGTGGTGGGCCGACGCGAGATCTCCGCGGACGCCCGCGTGCTCAACGACGACTCGCGCACCATGGTGATCCGCACCCATGACCCGGCCGAAGTGCTGCGGGCGCTCTCCGACCGCACCGATGTGCTCCTCGAGGGCGGGCCGACCTTGGCCGGCGCCTTCCTGCGGGCCGGGGCCATCGACCGGATCCTGGCCTACGTGGCACCGATACTGTTGGGCGGACCGGTCACCGCGGTCGACGACGTGGGCGTGCCCAACATCGCCCGGGCGCTGCGTTGGCGCTTCGACACCATGGAGCAGATCGGTCCCGACCTGCTGCTGAGCCTGGTGCCGCACTAG
- a CDS encoding universal stress protein yields MSESMSSQSVVVGIDGSQAAAHAATWAAREASARGLPLRLVHVIAEEAAEAAPTQPDLGVEYAETVLREVDLLLRENASELKVETAMPHGPPGSALIDESRDSAMVCVGSVGIGCLSRAIFGSTAAELAQGAHCPVAVIRAHGGTGAARGWIAVAVDHTPGDDLLLEHAFREAQLRDAPILAIESQPWRRVGRHTLRIEYWASRYPGVRIRLTPLRRGLPDALGQIGEPVQLAVIGKHDADDVPRIVGPPDVGVSEPAGSSVLVVRD; encoded by the coding sequence ATGAGCGAATCGATGTCATCACAGTCGGTCGTGGTCGGCATCGATGGTTCGCAGGCGGCCGCCCATGCGGCGACGTGGGCGGCTCGTGAGGCCAGCGCGCGCGGCCTGCCCCTGCGCCTGGTTCACGTCATCGCCGAGGAAGCCGCCGAAGCCGCGCCCACACAGCCGGATCTGGGCGTGGAGTACGCCGAAACGGTGCTGCGCGAAGTCGACCTGCTGCTCCGGGAGAATGCGTCCGAGCTCAAGGTCGAGACCGCGATGCCGCATGGGCCGCCCGGATCCGCCCTGATCGACGAATCACGCGACTCGGCAATGGTGTGCGTGGGCTCCGTCGGGATCGGGTGCTTGAGCCGCGCGATCTTCGGGTCGACCGCTGCCGAACTGGCGCAGGGCGCGCACTGCCCGGTGGCAGTCATCCGCGCCCACGGTGGCACGGGCGCAGCGCGGGGCTGGATCGCGGTCGCCGTCGATCACACCCCGGGCGACGACCTGCTGCTGGAGCACGCATTCCGGGAAGCGCAGCTACGCGATGCACCGATCCTGGCGATAGAAAGCCAGCCGTGGCGGCGCGTCGGCCGGCACACTCTTCGGATCGAGTATTGGGCATCGCGTTACCCCGGGGTGCGCATTCGGCTCACCCCCCTGCGGCGCGGACTACCGGACGCGCTGGGCCAGATCGGCGAACCCGTCCAGCTCGCGGTCATCGGGAAGCACGACGCCGACGATGTGCCCCGGATCGTGGGCCCGCCCGACGTTGGTGTCAGCGAACCGGCCGGGAGCTCGGTGCTGGTGGTGCGCGACTGA
- the fmt gene encoding methionyl-tRNA formyltransferase encodes MRIVFAGTPDTALPSLQRLIDSPRHDVVAVLTRPDAAAGRRGRPQPSPVALRALDHGIPVLRPVRPNAPESVAELAELAPECCPVVAYGALLRDALLAVPPRGWVNLHFSLLPAWRGAAPVQAAIAAGDAVTGATTFRIEPELDSGPVYGVATETIRPDDTAEQLLARLAVSGAELLAATLDGIEDGALQAVPQPRDGVSYAPKISVEDARVQWELPAAVIERRIRAVTPNPGAWTMIGDLRVKVGPVTIAESTDDGRSELAPGHIHAGRRDIWVGTGSQPVRLGQVQPPGKKLMDAADWARGARLGSEVRAS; translated from the coding sequence GTGCGCATCGTCTTCGCCGGCACCCCGGACACCGCGTTGCCGTCGTTGCAGCGGCTGATCGACTCGCCACGCCACGATGTGGTCGCGGTACTGACCCGGCCCGACGCGGCAGCCGGCCGACGGGGCCGCCCGCAGCCCTCGCCGGTGGCCCTCCGGGCCCTCGACCACGGCATTCCGGTGCTGCGGCCGGTCCGGCCCAATGCGCCGGAGTCGGTCGCCGAGCTGGCCGAACTGGCGCCGGAGTGTTGTCCGGTGGTCGCCTACGGGGCACTGCTGCGCGACGCCCTGCTGGCGGTACCGCCGCGCGGCTGGGTCAACCTGCACTTCTCGCTGCTGCCGGCGTGGCGGGGCGCGGCCCCGGTGCAGGCCGCGATCGCGGCGGGCGACGCGGTCACCGGCGCGACGACGTTTCGCATCGAGCCGGAGCTGGATTCCGGGCCGGTCTACGGCGTCGCGACCGAGACGATCCGGCCCGACGACACCGCGGAGCAGCTGCTGGCCCGGCTGGCGGTCTCCGGAGCCGAACTGCTGGCGGCGACCCTGGACGGTATCGAAGACGGGGCGTTGCAGGCGGTGCCGCAGCCGCGCGACGGCGTCAGCTATGCGCCCAAGATCAGTGTCGAGGACGCGCGGGTGCAGTGGGAGTTGCCGGCCGCGGTGATCGAGCGGCGAATCCGCGCCGTCACCCCCAACCCCGGGGCGTGGACGATGATCGGCGACCTGCGCGTCAAAGTCGGTCCGGTCACCATCGCCGAATCCACCGATGACGGGCGCAGCGAGCTGGCGCCGGGCCACATCCACGCCGGCCGCCGCGACATCTGGGTCGGCACGGGCTCGCAACCGGTGCGGTTGGGACAGGTGCAGCCACCGGGTAAGAAGCTCATGGACGCCGCCGACTGGGCGCGTGGTGCCCGGCTCGGCTCCGAGGTGCGGGCGTCATGA
- a CDS encoding LppX_LprAFG lipoprotein, whose translation MSPMRRLLIALATATTAAALLAGCSSKDAGGPLPDATTLVAESATTTANLQSAHLALTVTGQIKNLPVKTLEGDLTTQPATAAKGNATIMMLGSDVDAKFVVIDGDLYAAITGDDYDNYGAADKIYDVAAILSPDKGLANMLAKLSDTQAVGRDTINGQKAVRVTGNAPADAVNSLAPQLKATAPTPATVWISEDGDHQLVQAQLDPSAGNAIQMTLSNWNAPVTIEKPAGA comes from the coding sequence ATGTCCCCCATGCGCAGACTTCTCATCGCCCTGGCCACCGCGACCACCGCTGCCGCGCTGCTGGCCGGCTGTTCATCCAAGGACGCCGGCGGTCCGCTGCCGGACGCGACGACACTGGTCGCGGAATCGGCGACCACCACCGCCAACCTCCAGAGCGCACACCTGGCACTGACCGTGACCGGCCAGATCAAGAACCTCCCGGTCAAGACCCTCGAGGGCGATCTGACCACCCAGCCGGCCACCGCCGCCAAGGGCAACGCGACGATCATGATGCTGGGCTCGGACGTCGACGCCAAATTCGTGGTGATCGACGGTGACCTCTACGCCGCGATCACCGGTGACGACTACGACAACTACGGCGCCGCCGACAAGATCTACGACGTGGCCGCGATCCTGAGCCCGGACAAGGGCCTGGCCAACATGCTGGCCAAGCTGAGCGACACCCAGGCCGTCGGCCGCGACACCATCAACGGTCAGAAGGCCGTCCGGGTCACCGGCAACGCCCCCGCCGACGCCGTGAACTCCCTGGCCCCGCAGCTGAAGGCCACCGCGCCCACCCCGGCCACGGTGTGGATCTCCGAGGACGGCGATCACCAGCTGGTGCAGGCTCAGCTCGACCCCAGCGCGGGCAACGCCATTCAGATGACCCTGTCGAATTGGAATGCCCCGGTCACGATTGAGAAGCCGGCGGGAGCGTAA
- a CDS encoding universal stress protein: MAQVGTTKTGIVVGVDGSPESDAAVAWATREAVMRGQPITLLHVVTPLEAGWPPGPVTDGIPNWQADEAKKVLAKARDVVDANRGDAAAPEVRAEAAYAPVVSTLIDAAQGSWMTVVGSVGLGAIGRLLLGSVSTSLIHHAQGAVAVIRAGRAHSDDAPVVVGIDGSPASEQATALAFEEASFRGVPLVALHAWSDIKVMPLLNMDRRDYEVQGHEILSERLAGHQERYPDVTVERRVVCDHPARWLVEAGEQAQLVVVGSRGRGGFTSQLLGSVSSAVVQAARVPVIVVRPAAT, from the coding sequence ATGGCACAAGTCGGGACGACGAAAACCGGAATCGTGGTGGGGGTCGATGGATCACCGGAATCCGACGCGGCGGTGGCCTGGGCGACGCGGGAAGCGGTCATGCGCGGCCAGCCGATCACCTTGCTGCATGTGGTGACCCCGCTGGAAGCCGGCTGGCCTCCCGGCCCGGTCACCGACGGCATTCCCAACTGGCAGGCCGATGAGGCGAAAAAGGTACTGGCGAAGGCCCGCGATGTCGTCGACGCCAACCGGGGCGACGCCGCAGCACCGGAGGTGCGTGCCGAGGCGGCCTACGCCCCGGTGGTCTCGACGTTGATCGACGCCGCTCAGGGCAGCTGGATGACCGTCGTCGGCTCGGTCGGCCTGGGTGCCATCGGCCGCCTGCTGCTGGGCTCGGTGAGCACCAGCCTCATTCACCATGCCCAGGGCGCGGTCGCGGTCATCCGTGCCGGTCGAGCGCACAGCGACGACGCGCCCGTGGTGGTCGGAATCGACGGTTCGCCCGCGTCGGAGCAGGCAACCGCGCTGGCCTTCGAGGAAGCCTCGTTCCGCGGGGTGCCGCTGGTGGCCTTGCACGCCTGGAGCGACATCAAGGTCATGCCGCTGCTCAACATGGACCGACGTGACTACGAAGTCCAGGGACACGAAATCCTCTCCGAACGCCTGGCCGGCCACCAGGAGCGGTACCCGGACGTCACCGTCGAGCGGCGAGTGGTCTGTGACCACCCGGCCCGCTGGCTGGTCGAGGCCGGCGAACAGGCTCAACTGGTGGTGGTCGGCAGTCGCGGGCGCGGTGGCTTCACCAGCCAGCTTCTGGGTTCGGTCAGCTCGGCGGTGGTGCAGGCCGCCAGGGTCCCGGTGATCGTGGTCCGGCCCGCCGCGACGTGA
- a CDS encoding RsmB/NOP family class I SAM-dependent RNA methyltransferase, protein MTGPQRGRPQRDRPQRPQTGPRKPRRRPLDPARRAAFDVLQAVSQRDAYANLALPALLGERGITGRDAAFATELTYGTCRVRGLLDAIIGAAAQRSPDTIDPVLLDLLRLGSYQLLRTRVEPHAAVSTTVEQAAIEFDSARAGFVNGVLRTISTRDEQSWTAELAPSAEADPIGHAAFVHAHPRWIAQAFADALGADAGELDAVLASDDERPRVHLAARPGVLTAAELAAAVGGEVGRYSPYAVYLPGGDPGQLEPVRAGQALVQDEGSQLVARACALAPVEDDTGRWLDLCAGPGGKTALLAALGAQSGARVTAVEQAPHRAAMVSANTRGLNVEVLTADGRDSGLQPGFDRALVDVPCTGLGALRRRPEARWRRQPADIPVLAKLQRELLAAAIGLTRPGGVVLYATCSPHLAETVGVVADAVRRHPVRALDTRELFAPADALGNGPHVQLWPHRHGTDAMFAAALQVL, encoded by the coding sequence ATGACCGGACCGCAGCGCGGCCGGCCGCAGCGTGATCGGCCGCAGCGCCCCCAAACCGGCCCGCGCAAACCCCGCCGCAGGCCGCTGGACCCGGCGCGGCGCGCCGCCTTCGACGTGCTGCAGGCGGTCTCGCAGCGCGACGCCTACGCCAACCTGGCGTTGCCGGCGCTGCTGGGCGAGCGCGGAATCACCGGCCGGGACGCCGCTTTCGCCACCGAACTGACCTACGGAACCTGCCGGGTCCGCGGCCTGCTCGACGCCATCATCGGCGCCGCTGCGCAACGCTCACCCGACACCATCGACCCGGTGCTGCTGGACCTGCTGCGCCTGGGCAGCTACCAACTGTTGCGCACCCGGGTCGAACCGCATGCCGCGGTATCCACCACCGTCGAGCAGGCGGCCATCGAGTTCGACTCCGCCCGAGCGGGTTTCGTCAACGGCGTGCTGCGCACCATCAGCACGCGCGACGAGCAATCCTGGACCGCGGAACTGGCGCCGAGCGCCGAAGCCGACCCGATCGGGCACGCCGCCTTCGTGCACGCCCATCCGCGCTGGATCGCCCAGGCGTTCGCCGACGCGCTGGGCGCCGACGCCGGTGAACTCGACGCGGTGCTGGCCAGCGACGACGAGCGTCCCCGGGTGCATCTGGCCGCCCGGCCCGGTGTCCTGACCGCAGCGGAATTGGCCGCCGCCGTGGGCGGCGAAGTGGGCCGGTATTCGCCGTATGCGGTGTACCTGCCCGGCGGCGACCCCGGGCAACTCGAGCCGGTGCGGGCCGGTCAGGCACTGGTGCAGGACGAGGGCAGCCAGCTGGTGGCCCGGGCGTGCGCGCTGGCTCCGGTCGAAGACGACACCGGCCGGTGGCTCGATCTGTGCGCCGGACCGGGCGGCAAGACCGCGCTGCTGGCGGCGCTGGGTGCCCAGTCCGGGGCGCGGGTGACCGCGGTGGAGCAGGCGCCGCACCGCGCCGCGATGGTCAGCGCGAACACCCGTGGCCTGAACGTGGAGGTGCTGACCGCCGACGGCCGCGACTCGGGACTGCAGCCCGGGTTCGACCGGGCCCTGGTGGATGTGCCGTGCACCGGATTGGGCGCCCTGCGCCGGCGGCCCGAAGCGCGCTGGCGCCGGCAGCCCGCCGACATCCCAGTCCTGGCCAAGCTGCAGCGCGAGCTGCTGGCCGCGGCAATCGGACTGACCCGGCCGGGGGGAGTGGTGCTGTATGCGACCTGCTCCCCGCACCTGGCCGAGACGGTGGGGGTGGTGGCCGACGCCGTGCGCCGGCACCCGGTGCGTGCCCTGGACACCCGGGAGCTGTTCGCGCCCGCCGATGCCCTCGGAAACGGCCCGCATGTGCAGCTGTGGCCGCACCGACACGGCACCGACGCCATGTTCGCTGCGGCCCTACAAGTACTCTAA
- a CDS encoding MFS transporter, with product MAVNRRLAISAGSLAVLLGALDTYVVVTIMRDIMAPQPAGVGIPINKIQQLTPIITCYLLGYIAAMPLLGRASDRFGRKLLLQVSLATFAVGSVVTALAGDLTTLVAGRTIQGIASGALLPVTLALGADLWSQRNRAGVLGGIGAAQELGSVLGPLYGIFIVWALRDWRDVFWINVPLTAVAMLMIHFSLPSRADAEQDDTPPERVDVVGGLLLAVTLGLAVMGLYNPEPTAKQALPDWGPPLLVGAAVALLAFAVWERFARTKLIDPAGTRFGPFLAALGSSMCAGAALMVTLVNVELFGQGVLGMTQNEAAGLLLRFLIALPVGALVGGWIATRVGDRLVAFVGLLIAAGGYALISKWPVDLINYHHNVFGVVSLPALATDQMLAGFGLGLVIGPLTSAVMRAVPPREHGIAASSVVVARMTGMLVGMAALSAWGLYRFNQILASRPKAVGDTLAEKMLHKAANSKVAFAMMYGEIFWITAIVCVVGAVLGLLIGSNKVFAEDPELPAPEAALAR from the coding sequence ATGGCAGTCAACCGCCGGCTCGCGATCAGCGCAGGTAGCCTGGCCGTCCTGCTCGGTGCCCTCGACACCTACGTCGTGGTCACGATCATGCGCGACATCATGGCTCCGCAGCCGGCCGGTGTCGGCATCCCCATCAACAAGATTCAGCAGCTCACCCCGATCATCACCTGCTACCTGCTCGGCTACATCGCGGCCATGCCGCTGCTGGGACGTGCCTCCGACCGGTTCGGCCGCAAACTGCTGCTGCAGGTAAGCCTGGCCACGTTCGCCGTCGGTTCGGTGGTGACGGCACTGGCCGGGGATCTGACGACCTTGGTCGCCGGGCGCACCATTCAGGGCATTGCCAGCGGCGCCCTGCTGCCGGTGACCCTGGCGCTGGGCGCCGACCTGTGGTCGCAGCGCAATCGTGCCGGCGTGCTCGGCGGGATCGGCGCCGCCCAAGAGCTCGGCAGCGTGCTGGGCCCGCTGTACGGCATCTTCATCGTCTGGGCGCTGCGGGACTGGCGCGACGTGTTCTGGATCAACGTGCCGTTGACCGCGGTCGCCATGCTGATGATCCACTTCAGCCTGCCCTCACGCGCCGATGCCGAGCAGGACGACACTCCCCCCGAACGCGTCGACGTGGTCGGGGGCCTGCTGCTGGCGGTGACGCTGGGGCTGGCGGTGATGGGTCTCTACAACCCCGAGCCCACCGCCAAGCAGGCCCTGCCGGACTGGGGTCCGCCCCTGCTCGTCGGCGCGGCGGTGGCCCTGCTGGCGTTCGCGGTCTGGGAGCGGTTCGCCCGCACCAAACTGATCGACCCGGCCGGCACCCGGTTCGGCCCGTTCCTGGCGGCGCTGGGCTCCTCGATGTGCGCCGGCGCGGCGTTGATGGTGACGCTGGTCAATGTCGAACTGTTCGGGCAGGGCGTGCTGGGCATGACCCAGAACGAAGCGGCCGGCCTGCTGCTGCGGTTCCTGATCGCGCTCCCGGTCGGCGCCCTGGTGGGCGGCTGGATCGCCACCCGCGTCGGGGACCGACTGGTGGCGTTCGTCGGTCTGCTCATCGCCGCCGGCGGCTACGCGCTGATCTCGAAGTGGCCCGTCGACCTGATCAACTACCACCACAACGTCTTCGGTGTGGTCAGCCTGCCCGCGTTGGCCACCGACCAGATGCTGGCCGGTTTCGGGCTGGGCCTGGTGATCGGCCCGCTGACCTCGGCGGTGATGCGCGCTGTTCCGCCCCGCGAGCACGGCATTGCCGCCTCGAGCGTGGTGGTGGCCCGGATGACGGGCATGCTGGTCGGGATGGCGGCGCTGTCGGCGTGGGGGCTCTACCGCTTCAACCAGATCCTGGCGAGCCGGCCCAAGGCTGTCGGCGACACACTGGCGGAGAAGATGCTGCACAAGGCCGCCAACTCCAAGGTGGCCTTCGCCATGATGTACGGGGAGATCTTCTGGATCACCGCGATCGTCTGCGTGGTGGGCGCGGTGCTCGGGTTGCTCATCGGCAGCAACAAGGTATTCGCCGAGGACCCGGAGCTGCCGGCGCCGGAAGCCGCCCTCGCGCGCTGA
- a CDS encoding bifunctional aminoglycoside phosphotransferase/ATP-binding protein, with protein MVILAGDRAYKAKKPLQTDFLDFRTVEQREEACAREVRLNSRLAPDAYFGVAHLSDPAGGAAEPLVVMRRYRDEDRLASLVKRGRQVEHVLDVIAAVLADFHDRSPHDPEIDAQGTPEAIYRRWFDNFPTLNDHAGTAVSAESVRRVQDLAAAYLAGRSELFARRIEEGRIVDGHADLLADDIFWTDNRPVLLDCLEFSDELRYLDRIDDAAFLAMDLEFLGRKDLGDSFLAHYAGRCGDTAPASLRDFYIAYRAVVRAKVDCVRLSQGKPGAGAAATQHLAIARRHLEDGATRLVLVGGGPGTGKSTLARELAARVGAAVLSTDDVRKELHGSGQLRGRPGDLDAGLYAPANVAAVYAEILRRAGGCLRNGQSVILDGTWREEGVRAQARRLADDTHAAIAEIQCVLPTDVAAQRVRTRAPGNSDATPQIAVALGAHEFGWPGAHRVDTARPLDDCVREAHELWRAVIDPQ; from the coding sequence GTGGTCATCCTGGCCGGCGATCGTGCCTACAAGGCCAAGAAGCCGCTGCAGACCGACTTTCTCGACTTCCGCACCGTCGAACAGCGCGAGGAGGCCTGCGCGCGAGAAGTCCGGCTCAACAGCCGGCTGGCCCCCGACGCCTACTTCGGTGTCGCGCACCTCAGCGACCCCGCCGGCGGGGCCGCTGAACCGCTCGTGGTGATGCGCCGCTACCGCGACGAGGATCGGTTGGCTTCGCTGGTCAAGCGCGGCCGGCAGGTCGAGCACGTGCTCGACGTCATCGCCGCAGTGCTGGCCGACTTCCACGACCGCTCGCCGCACGACCCGGAGATCGACGCGCAGGGCACCCCCGAGGCGATCTACCGCCGGTGGTTCGACAACTTCCCCACGTTGAACGACCACGCCGGTACCGCGGTGTCCGCCGAATCGGTGCGCCGCGTCCAGGATCTGGCTGCCGCATACCTCGCGGGGCGGTCGGAGTTGTTCGCCCGGCGGATCGAGGAGGGCCGCATCGTCGACGGCCATGCCGACCTGCTCGCCGACGACATCTTCTGGACGGACAACCGCCCGGTGCTGCTGGACTGCCTGGAGTTCAGCGACGAACTGCGCTACCTCGACCGCATCGACGACGCCGCCTTTCTGGCCATGGACCTGGAGTTCCTCGGGCGCAAAGACCTCGGCGACTCCTTCCTGGCGCACTACGCCGGCCGCTGCGGCGACACCGCGCCGGCGTCGCTGCGCGACTTCTACATCGCCTACCGCGCCGTGGTGCGCGCCAAGGTCGACTGCGTACGGCTGAGTCAGGGCAAGCCGGGAGCCGGCGCAGCTGCGACGCAGCACCTGGCCATCGCCCGACGCCACCTCGAGGACGGGGCCACCCGCCTGGTGCTCGTCGGCGGCGGTCCGGGAACCGGGAAGTCGACCCTGGCCCGCGAGCTCGCTGCGCGGGTCGGGGCCGCGGTGCTCTCCACCGACGACGTGCGCAAGGAACTGCACGGATCCGGACAGCTGCGCGGCCGGCCGGGCGACCTCGACGCCGGGCTGTACGCACCGGCCAACGTCGCCGCGGTCTACGCGGAGATCCTGCGGCGCGCGGGCGGCTGCCTTCGCAACGGCCAATCGGTGATCCTCGACGGCACCTGGCGGGAAGAGGGAGTGCGCGCCCAGGCCCGCCGCCTGGCCGACGACACGCACGCGGCGATCGCCGAGATCCAGTGCGTGCTGCCCACAGACGTCGCGGCCCAGCGCGTCAGAACCAGGGCCCCGGGCAATTCCGACGCGACGCCGCAGATCGCGGTGGCGCTCGGCGCCCACGAGTTCGGATGGCCCGGCGCGCATCGGGTGGATACGGCGCGACCACTCGACGACTGCGTGCGGGAGGCCCACGAGCTCTGGCGCGCCGTGATCGATCCGCAGTGA
- a CDS encoding riboflavin synthase — MFTGIVEELGELVGREDLADAARLVIQGPTVTSDARHGDSIAVNGVCLTVVEVQPGGRFSADVMRETLERSSLGSLQVGSAVNLERAAALGSRLGGHIVQGHVDGTGRVLARTPGQHWEVVRIGLPAALARYVVEKGSITVDGTSLTVSGLGRDAADAGDYFEVSLIPTTLELTTLGRAPVGALVNLEVDVIAKYVERLVTMPTE, encoded by the coding sequence ATGTTCACCGGAATTGTCGAGGAGCTGGGCGAGCTGGTCGGCCGCGAGGACCTCGCCGACGCTGCGCGCCTGGTCATCCAGGGGCCCACCGTCACCTCCGATGCCCGCCACGGCGACTCGATCGCCGTCAACGGGGTGTGCCTGACCGTGGTCGAGGTGCAGCCCGGCGGTCGCTTCAGCGCCGACGTGATGCGCGAGACCCTGGAGCGTTCCAGCCTGGGGTCTTTGCAGGTCGGCAGTGCGGTGAACCTCGAGCGGGCAGCAGCGCTGGGCAGCCGGCTGGGCGGGCACATCGTGCAGGGGCATGTCGACGGCACCGGGCGGGTATTGGCCCGCACCCCCGGCCAGCACTGGGAGGTGGTGCGCATCGGCTTGCCGGCCGCCCTGGCGCGCTACGTGGTGGAGAAGGGCTCGATCACCGTCGACGGCACCTCGCTGACGGTGTCGGGGCTGGGCCGCGACGCCGCAGACGCCGGAGATTACTTTGAAGTCTCGCTGATTCCTACCACCCTGGAACTGACGACACTGGGCCGCGCCCCGGTCGGTGCGCTGGTCAATCTGGAAGTGGACGTGATCGCCAAATATGTCGAACGGCTGGTGACAATGCCCACGGAATGA